The sequence TAAAATGGATATACGTGTTGCTATTTGAAAATTTGTCTTGGTGTTCAATGAATATGCTTAATTGTTCTTGTGTTATTTCTTGATTAGTACATCCCTTTAGAATGGGCGACGAATCATCTCTCACTGGAAAACCAAGAAATCCATCTACGTTTTAAAAAGGATACATGGCGAGCCAGATATAACCATAATCGAGTTCGTGGGTATGGAGGGATTACGGGAGGGTGGAAACATTTTGTTATAGACAACAACCTTGAGGAATTTGATGTCTGCCTCTTCAAGCCTGCTGGTCAAATGGATGGCTCGACTATCCTGGATGTTAGCATTTTCCGGGTTGTTGAAGAGATTAGCCCTCGGACTTTATTGACTCCACCACGAAAAAGGGGTAGGAAAAATTCAATCAGGATCCACTGAAGCAGAAGCTTGTGAGTCATACAAGATGTGCAACCTCATTGTGGTCTAGAATATCTGAGGAGGGAAAATTGTTCTGTTACCTGTGGACTGCACTTAATGTAACATACTAGCCTTTTGTGCACTCAAATAAGTTTATTGCCAGACTACTTACTGTTATTGCGGATGCTTCAAGGGGACTTTAGTGATTAGTAGTTTAGTGACCCTTGTTTTTGTTAATATGTTTAGTGGAATGCACTGTGAGTCTGTGACTCCTCtctaattatataattttgcttTGTGGTTGGCTATCACTCTTTGAAACAATCTGCCTAGCGAGTAGCAACACAGAATTCTAAATAATTGTTGAGGTGGTATGTTGTGATTtgtgtaaataaaagtaatgtaCGTGGTGGTGTCAAGTGAAATTGTCATTTCAATCACAACATGCCATGTGAATAGTTGAAGATTGGGAAAATGTTTGTGTCCCTAACATTGCTcgattaaaacaaattaaaatttgatgttTTAATCAAGATTTGATTTCACCAAGTGCAATACATTTCAATGGTTGATCTCAGTCcttgaattaaaaattaaaaataaaatattgaaattagAATGGAATGCAATGTTGTGTCGTTATAAAATTGAAATGAGAATCGGATGATaatgtcattatttatttaattcaatgttGCAACACATTTCAATGGTAGATCTCATTCCATTTTACCTTCTTTTCCATTCGttggagtttgatttttttttttttttttttggaggataATTGAAACCCTGTTTTAATGTTACTGCTTAAATTAGTGTTTTAAATTCCGTTCCTCGAATTAGTCTGATTACTGTGTTCATTTCACCTAACTACATGCTAATGCAAAATTTGGGGAACAGGAAGAGGCAATAGACACTACAGAAAATGGTGTTTGTTATTAGTACATGTCAAAAGAAATTGCACTCACCAAAGAGTTTCTTGACGTGGCCTTGATTTGCCTCTATACATTGCTTTCTTGATTCATTAAAATCACTCCCTATTAATAAAGAACCACCGTGAAACTAAGATGCATGAACTATGCACTTAAATTAACCATTGAGCTTCTCAAAAACAATTCTCAGAAGCCTTGTTGTATATAAAGCTAACTAGGGGTGGAATCTCGTTATCTCTCAATTGCTTAGGCCTAACACTTGAACCTAAAGTATCAAcatttgggtttgagtttgttAGTATTCTTGAAGAGTTCTTAATGGCTTTAAAGCCAGAGTGTTACAAAAGTAGTAAACCATCCTTTTTCAAGGTCCTTATTGGTGACTTCTCTGAGCAACTGGTAATGTACCTTGCTTCTTTTCTTAGATTAATAGAATGCTAACAAAGAtttctaaaattcaaatatcaTTTCTTTCTcaactattatatataaaaataaaagtaagaatACTTTGATTCCCCTACATCTGCCttccaaaataaattttcttgagTTTATATGTTCTGTTTAATTGACTTGTGCTCAATTATATGTAGCGTATACCACCTGCTTTTGTCAAGAACTTTAATGGTAGGTTACTTTCCAAATGCTTGCTTAGAAACTCAACTGGAAAAGTTTACATAGTACGAGTGGAAAAGAGAGGGAACAATGGCTTGTTCTTTTGGAGTGGTTGGCATGACTTTGTGAAAGATAATTCTTTGGACATAGGGGATTTCCTTGTTTTCAAATACGATGGTAGTTCAACGTTCAAAGTCAAGATATATGGTAGAAATACATGCGAGAAGGATGTGAGGTTAGCCAAGAGGGAAGAAGAATGTCCAATTCCTTTTatgaagaaaggaaaacaaattcaagaaaaaaccATCATTGAGGAACTCAAACCTGATTGTTACAAAGAGAGCTATGGACAAAAAGCAATCAACtccaacaaaataatttgtgagttaaattatttcttattgtttctcttttgattattatgtttttacactatcatattaaaaatactattgttattatatattttattgtaaaaaatttatatgaaatatgctaatattattacaaattttattataaaaagtaaTCATAAATATGCTAATATGATTTTAAgattatgtaataaaattcataGTATTCTTAATTTGCATCTCTCATATCATATGTGTAATTATGTCTTATTCCTGGTGTTTAGCTGGATGTAGTAAGTCTGGCGAGGAATTTATTAACAATAATATAGAAGAACCAGGAATGAAGTCAAAATGTTCATTCAAATCAGAAAACTCATACTTTATTGCAACTTGGACTTGGTATAGCCAATACTACATGGTGAGTTTAGTGTATAGTTCCTTAACACATTGCTTAGCAAGAATAAAATATTCTTGTCTTGATACAGCTATGTCTAACAGCTTAAATTTTGTGTATATGCTTCAAATTTGCAGACGATTCCAAAGTTCGTAGCTATTGAGAAAGACCTAATTAGCAAGAAGAGGGCAATGCTTCTTGATCCAACTGGAAGCCCATGGCCCGTTAGACTTGATTTGGTGGCTGATGGGTTTTTGAACATGACAAATGGTTGGCCTGACTTTTGTAAAGGAAATAAGATTGGAGCAGGTGACACCTTCATTTTTGAGTTTGTCACGCAAACTGTGATGCAAGTTCATATATTTCGAGCAGGAGCTAAAAAGGAAGCACAATGCTTGGGAGTTGACAAAAAGATTGAATGTACTGCAATTGGTTAGATTATGccttatgggttttttttttggttaaagtgtGTTTTATGgtttaataaaagaaagaatgataaataaatataacttcctattattattcattttttatcatcttttctcaaaatatagataaaattgatattttaagttcatttattttcttaaagtgAAGTGTTGCCTTTACTCTCTTATAAGTAATGCtttgaaaagaatgaaattgaatgaacaaaaaattaatatttaccTTAAATTACCTATTTGATACAAAACTTCGCATTCCAATTCTCCATTTCTATCATCAACGATATAATGTCCATTCCTGCCTCTGAAGATGGTCAGGCTTGTCCACGAAACACAAATAGAAGTTCAATAGTTTAATGTTGTTAAGTCCATTTTTGCTTAAAGGATGGATGGTCCACAAAGTTAAGGCATGGAATGTAAAGCTTACTCaactcaattttcatccaaaatttTGATTAGTTCTATCCAAGCAAATTTTACCGAGGTTACCCAGTTTACCCAGCAGAAAATCTATTCGAAGAAGTGTACTCGAGTGTCTACATCTACAGAGAAAATAGACCAACAATTTCTACagaccaaattaaaaataatgaaaaccTCAGGCAAAACAGCTAAGCCACCATAGGGGGAATGAGTAATCAAATCTAGGTGATGTTGAGAATTAAGCCGCCTTGAAGACCTTTCTTTGACAAACAGTCTGCCATATGAGGGGTAACAATAGGCTTCTTTAGGCGGAGGGTTTCTGACATGCAGCAAAGAGCTGACAACTAATTAAAGCCATCACAAGTGAGGTGAACAGTTCAAAGCCAACCACCTTTGGAAAATGCCAGCCCAAACCTCGCCTCAGATAGCTGCAAaacaggagagagagagggggggggggggcaagcATAAACAGAATGAATACACATAAGAGTGCATTTTGCTATAGGAGTTACACTACGCATAATGAGTAATGAGTAGTTGGTAAGGAAGCTAGGATTATAAAAGTTTATGAAAGTGATTTAATCATGGTTAAGGTAAACCAAATTTCGATGTGTGATAATAATGGTTCAAATTCAATTGTTTTCCACGCAAAAGTACACCCAAACTTCTAAATGAGACATTGGTGAGGAATGTTGAGGAGCATACCTTGTGATAGATGGCATGGTTGCCACAATCACTGCACATGCATATATTATGGGAATCAGTGTCTTGGGTTTGTTTTTCCGGAGCCAAATCAATGATCCCAATGCAGCTAGGGATATACTCAACACCTGAATTCAGAAAGATTCAAAAAAACCGATAATGGCAGAAAAAGTAACCAACAAACACACAGAAACTTACTCAACATGCAAATAACAGTTTAAAATATAGAACAGACAAGTTTCTCATCAACAAAAAGACCTAAAATCActaatcaaaaacaaaaaaacaaaaaacaaaatgaccTACAATCTCCTGGAATCTGACCAATACAAAATCATTACATGAATACTTTGGACTTTCAAACTGGATGCATTTGCCCAAAAGCACTAACCTAGAAGTCTGGAACTACGGATATTGTCAGAAGCTATATAGAACAGCCAAGTTTCTACATCAACAAAATGACCTATAATCTCCTGGAATCTGGccaatattttttgataaataacaaTCTTATTGTTGAAAGAAATGGCCCAAGTACACAGGGAGTACGTGGGAACAATAAAATCATGCTCTCAGAGTACAAAGATCAAGTATATTCAGAAACACAGAGAAAGAGCCTAAGTGTAAcatccaatcaaacaaagttttgaagagaaaaaatttAAGCTCAGGAATCATCCATTTATGGTCCTCAAAACTTTGAGCATTGCATTCTGCCAAATACACAATATAATGCACGCAACCCCTAAATCTTTGGACTGTCAAACTGGATATCCGTCCAAAACCCCTAAGCCAGAAGTCTAGAACTAAACTAAGGATACAATCTGAAGCTGccacaaaaaatggaaaatagatgagaaacaagaagaaatatatataccagATTCGCATTTGCTTCAATGCCTTGCAAAATGTAATCCCATGTAAATTCTAGTCCTCTAGCACCAACCCAGAGAGGTGCCAATCTATGCAGAACAGAGTCAGCAAAAGCCCACCCTATCAACAGGAGAAAAGGTGTCATAGCCCTAATAAGTTGACAAATATGCagtcacaaaaaataatattcaaagACGACAAATGCTTGAAAATTGATTTAGAATTCAAAGAAAAAgcaaatgatttttaaaatagatattttaatcttttactCACCAAGTCCAACTGCTTGAAATTTATGATTCTGAGCAATGTTCCTGTGAGTCAACTGAGTCAAGGCAAAGTATAGCCCAGCAACATCTACAAAACCAATCAGAGCTTTCAGCAGTTCCTGAAAATGAAaggcattatttatttaaggtTAACAACTCAAACTCATAGtcaatacaaaagaaaattaatgttTCAAAGCAAAAATAACTACACTATACTGGAGCTTTATTTATTCACAATTGCCCAAAGTCCAAAGAGCAATCAAGAATTGGATATTCAAGCATCTGACAGAAGGCCTCCAAAGCCACCGCTTAAAATCACTTGGTTTTTGttatgatattattattattattattattactttttttattggtaagttacattTTGAACCTACGACCCCACCCTCCACCTAACACTTGTAAAGGGAAAAGGTGCCAGttaagctagagctcattggccaCTTGGTTTTTGTTATTAGCAGAAATAGTTCTCCCAGATGTGATGCACATGAAccctgaaaaatgaaaattcctAACGAGCATTTGAATATATTACCATGTTCCATATCCATTTTTTGGCAAAATGCAAAAAGACCCCCTGGGTTGATCAGTTGCAAACAGACCCCTTGTAGTTTTAATTATGGTGTTATTGATCTGTGAGATATCAAAAATGATATAATTAAACCCTTTGTCCCACTTCAATTTGCTGTGAATGATGGAAAATGATTACGTGCCTTGGACCAAATCACtttcttaatttaaaaagaagaagaagaagaagaagcggttCAACCACTTTCTttagtttgaaattttctttgagaTGAATCTGAAAGAAAAGTTTAGACCTAAGGAGGAATAAACCTAATATCTTCCACTCATTCTTCTCCAAATACAAAACCCCCACACACATCCCCAAATCCAAACACCATAACCACTCTACAAAAACACAAgctccataaaaaaaaaacctatactACCAACAACCTCATCTCTACCGAAGTCCCAAATTCCAAACCAACCCAAATTAATATACctacatctatatatatatatatatataaatcttaagACACCAAACCACCACACCCAAATGCCAGTCACAACTAGAACCCGATACCACAAAACAACAGCCTAATCTAGTAAACCAATATCAAAACTGGTTGAAACTGAGAAAGCCAATGTGAAACGGCAGCAGTGGCGGAGGTGGAGCACATAGGCAGTGGCAGGGGAGGCAGTTACATAGAATCTGAAGCATTTAAGGATGGCAACAGATCTGGGGTTTCCTGAGCAGATCCTTTTGCCATATTTTTCTTTGGTAGCTTAGGGCTTTCTTTTGGGGGAACTGTATGTGGAGACAGAGACTTGTGAAGGGTGAGTGGGACAAAGTTGTGGAGTACAACCATTAACTGTTTTCATTGTTTCATCCAGATCCTTAAACACCGTTGATAAGTATATCTATCAGAAATCTGGTATCCTCTAAAGTTCGAGGTTTAAGATGTTTGGTTTGGCTAACTTAGAGACTAGTTAACTTAAATTTGAGTAATTCCagcacctctctctctctctctctctctctctctctctccatccaATATACACCAACAACTAATATAGATATGAGATTATTCAATCCATCCACGTGCATAAATTGCAGAGAAAACCAACAGATTCAGAGATTAGTGGGAGACATAATAAGCATTGCAATGTTCAGATGGATTTTAACATTCAAATTTATATGATAATTCAAAAAGTTCATTATATGTAggactctttctctctcaacccCCCGTGCCCTCCCcaaacacacacagacacagaGAATTATATCCTTTTTATCTATTCACCCTTCACTTTTACAACTTATCTACATTCCatagcaaaattagaatatcCTTGATTCAACAGAAGATTGCCCTATTGGAACCCACTACAAGTGAAATTTATAAGCCTTGGattcaataaataaaactatTCTGTACCTGGTATGGATCAAAGCTATCATTCTCGGATACCTTTAGGAAGGTTGCCAAACAAACAAGCtgcacaccaaaaaaaaaaaaaaaaattgtggttgaAAGCATTAGCAAAACATATAGCTCATCATGGAAAAACCAAACATAAGCTAGAAGTTGCATCTATAACAACGATGTCGAACCTTTACTAAAGCTGTTCCGAGATAGACAAGAGCTGCCTTAATAGAGGTACCAAGCGTATCATACTCGGATCTGCACACGCATATTTATTATTAGTGCAAAACAAATTTACACATTGACAAAACAGATAactatttctttaaaaaacaatGAGTCAATTCAAGTTGAAGGAACAATCAAAAGGCTAACATTAGTAGAATTAACTTGAAGAAAAAGTTAGGGTTGCATAGTCAGATCGGGATTGTAATAAGTTAGGGTTTCCATTATAACATAGAATTGAGCTCCGGAAATGTAACAGATcgggaaaattaataataatatgaataGAAGAGGACAGATGTAAATTCTAAAAAGTGAACGGAAACTGACAAGGGAGTGGCGGAGTAGTAAACGGCGTGGGGGCCGAATGTGAGGATTGCGCAGTTGAAGAAGTGAAACACCGtcattctcttctcttctcttcccttCTCTTCTGTGTCTGAAATTATTACTATTAATAGTGAGATTTAACAAACGACTAATTAAGAAATAGAGGGTTGGAGTTGTGGCCTGATTTGTTTAACTTTAATTTCTAATCTAATTAAGAAAAAACATATGCAAAATGATATATTACTCTTTTGATAATAACAAAATACTCCACTAAATCAAAAGTAGTAAACTAGTacattataaaatcaaaatcttaATATTAAAcctcaactttttatttttaataagttattttaagggaaaaaaattgtttaattgaCATTTATTATACTAAAATAGCATTGTTTTATGCAGaggagtgatttttttttggttaagagttttgtaacttaattgataCATTCTGATATTTCTAAAGAAGACGATCT is a genomic window of Quercus lobata isolate SW786 chromosome 2, ValleyOak3.0 Primary Assembly, whole genome shotgun sequence containing:
- the LOC115958126 gene encoding putative B3 domain-containing protein At5g66980 gives rise to the protein MALKPECYKSSKPSFFKVLIGDFSEQLRIPPAFVKNFNGRLLSKCLLRNSTGKVYIVRVEKRGNNGLFFWSGWHDFVKDNSLDIGDFLVFKYDGSSTFKVKIYGRNTCEKDVRLAKREEECPIPFMKKGKQIQEKTIIEELKPDCYKESYGQKAINSNKIISGCSKSGEEFINNNIEEPGMKSKCSFKSENSYFIATWTWYSQYYMTIPKFVAIEKDLISKKRAMLLDPTGSPWPVRLDLVADGFLNMTNGWPDFCKGNKIGAGDTFIFEFVTQTVMQVHIFRAGAKKEAQCLGVDKKIECTAIG
- the LOC115974250 gene encoding transmembrane protein 147, which codes for MTVFHFFNCAILTFGPHAVYYSATPLSEYDTLGTSIKAALVYLGTALVKLVCLATFLKVSENDSFDPYQELLKALIGFVDVAGLYFALTQLTHRNIAQNHKFQAVGLGWAFADSVLHRLAPLWVGARGLEFTWDYILQGIEANANLVLSISLAALGSLIWLRKNKPKTLIPIIYACAVIVATMPSITSYLRRGLGWHFPKVVGFELFTSLVMALISCQLFAACQKPSA